One Phoenix dactylifera cultivar Barhee BC4 chromosome 8, palm_55x_up_171113_PBpolish2nd_filt_p, whole genome shotgun sequence genomic window carries:
- the LOC103707104 gene encoding uncharacterized protein LOC103707104, which yields MGCRGRPLFDLNELSTGEEDEKDSVVLLQPQKSIPISNPCTSGLFPASEGCQRIVNNHAFTHASSGSGFQPFVRNKDPQNSKESYKHNPDADCSNANQASTSMSTSHSEDDKVSALVSSSNQDPQAAEREEGEWSDIEGNVYAVESNASNKHDDVNSEISQMQRATEESKPVPMKADENSCSDSSLLGPNNNEVGDASKDAKVQGPSGSENNRTSHCNSKGDVLADGLVESSSIAKPKEVKGVEASYALRFANNPAKRPKLDEHKEAMLGKKRARQTVFINVEDAKQAGPMKSSTPRRQTSFPTPIITRSVKDTTRASPGGVERAAERQSQPMSRDQKQADMASSEGSNPVESSYQKADSNGDANPGSISCSKKMNNNEFSSEACLPPIPRQVSWKQPVDSRQYKNPPISCRKPSVTGQSTSDQKLGSKKHLPSKKQTSNNLQYQDTSVERLLREVTNEKFWHHPGVTCSCDERDTELGSGLGVSSSSHASLPNSSRLNLPSSSGVEDRPERRPYYPEWLVFEDDSALHNSKVAREVVRCALLPADRAELEAGGVSDFVDQVYCSAVRHLHEIDMLASAAASYQNQAWKSQKGQEVVEKKLAEAEARWKESTARAEVAESELKLKAEHLEEEEASHALTRSALRASEARLADAQSVLVGQKYEAGILRLKIEQLEAREKKAMEQARNAVQIFRESAEYREELEEETVDGFIRGFENFRAQVLRLCPKLDFSNIRPRLLGAAEDDSAPESPEAETELAVVEAETGMALKVAHEIPSGEAS from the exons ATGGGGTGTCGTGGAAGGCCATTATTTGACCTTAATGAACTCTCAACTGGAGAGGAAGATGAGAAAGATAGTGTTGTCCTTCTCCAGCCCCAAAAGTCCATTCCTATTTCAAATCCTTGCACCTCAGGCTTGTTTCCAGCATCAGAAGGTTGTCAGCGGATAGTGAATAACCATGCATTCACACATGCTTCTTCGGGTTCAGGCTTTCAGCCTTTTGTAAGGAATAAAGACCCACAGAACTCAAAGGAGAGCTACAAACATAATCCTGATGCCGATTGTTCAAATGCGAACCAAGCCTCCACATCAATGTCTACAAGTCATAGTGAGGATGATAAAGTTTCAGCATTGGTGTCATCCAGTAATCAGGATCCTCAAGCTGCTGAAAGGGAAGAAGGGGAATGGTCTGATATAGAGGGCAATGTTTATGCAGTTGAAAGCAATGCTAGCAATAAGCATGACGATGTCAATTCTGAAATTTCACAGATGCAAAGAGCAACTGAAGAAAGTAAGCCTGTACCTATGAAGGCTGATGAGAATAGTTGCAGTGATTCTAGTCTCCTCGGACCTAACAATAATGAAGTTGGAGATGCTTCTAAAGATGCAAAGGTTCAAGGCCCATCAGGATCAGAGAATAACAGAACTTCACACTGTAATTCAAAAGGAGATGTACTGGCAGATGGCTTGGTAGAATCTTCTTCAATTGCCAAGCCCAAAGAGGTCAAAGGAGTTGAGGCCAGTTATGCGTTGAGATTTGCAAATAATCCTGCAAAGAGACCAAAGCTTGATGAGCATAAGGAGGCAATGTTAGGTAAGAAAAGAGCCAGGCAGACTGTTTTTATTAATGTGGAGGATGCTAAGCAAGCTGGTCCTATGAAATCTTCAACACCTAGGAGGCAGACTTCTTTTCCAACACCTATTATTACTCGTTCTGTGAAAGACACGACTCGTGCTAGCCCTGGTGGTGTTGAAAGGGCTGCAGAAAGACAGAGTCAGCCCATGAGCAGGGATCAGAAACAAGCTGACATGGCAAGCAGTGAAGGAAGTAATCCTGTGGAGTCAAGTTACCAAAAGGCTGATTCTAATGGTGATGCTAATCCAGGATCAATATCTTGCTCTAAGAAGATGAACAACAATGAGTTTTCTTCAGAAGCTTGCCTACCACCGATTCCAAGACAGGTTTCATGGAAGCAGCCTGTAGACTCCAGGCAGTATAAGAACCCACCCATTTCATGCCGAAAACCTTCTGTCACAGGTCAGAGCACGTCAGATCAAAAATTGGGAAGCAAAAAACATCTTCCCTCTAAGAAGCAGACTTCAAACAACCTCCAGTACCAAGATACATCAGTGGAACGGCTTCTCAGGGAGGTGACGAATGAGAAGTTCTGGCATCATCCAG GAGTAACATGTTCATGTGATGAGAGGGACACAGAGCTGGGCAGCGGTCTCGGGGTCTCGAGTTCTTCCCACGCTTCTTTGCCGAACTCTTCAAGACTCAACCTCCCGAGCTCTTCAGGGGTTGAGGATCGCCCTGAGAGGAGGCCCTACTACCCCGAGTGGTTGGTCTTCGAGGACGACTCGGCCCTCCACAACAGTAAAGTCGCTCGCGAGGTCGTCCGTTGTGCGTTGCTTCCAGCtgaccgagccgagctcgaagcCGGCGGGGTCAGCGATTTTGTTGACCAGGTCTATTGCTCCGCCGTCCGA CACCTCCATGAAATTGACATGCTAGCTTCGGCGGCGGCTAGCTATCAAAACCAGGCCTGGAAGAGCCAGAAGGGGCAGGAGGTCGTGGAGAAGAAGCTCGCCGAGGCCGAGGCCAGGTGGAAGGAATCCACCGCGAGGGCGGAAGTCGCCGAGTCCGAGCTCAAGCTTAAGGCTGAGCAccttgaggaggaggaggcttcgCACGCTCTCACCAGGTCGGCGCTTCGTGCCTCCGAGGCACGTTTAGCCGACGCCCAGTCTGTGCTCGTGGGCCAAAAGTACGAGGCGGGGATCCTTCGGCTGAAGATCGAGCAACTTGAAGCTCGAGAGAAGAAGGCCATGGAGCAAGCTCGGAATGCGGTGCAGATTTTTCGCGAGTCAGCCGAGTACCGAGAGGAGctagaggaggagacggtcgatGGGTTCATCCGCGGCTTCGAGAATTTTCGGGCCCAGGTGCTAAGGCTTTGCCCCAAGCTCGACTTCAGCAATATTCGGCCTCGTTTGTTAGGGGCCGCTGAGGATGACAGCGCACCCGAGAGTCCCGAAGCCGAGACCGAGCTGGCGGTCGTCGAGGCCGAGACCGGGATGGCTCTGAAGGTCGCTCACGAGATCCCATCTGGAGAAGCTTCATAG